Proteins found in one Methanomassiliicoccus sp. genomic segment:
- a CDS encoding alpha/beta hydrolase: protein MERIISKDGTPIFCESGGEGPPLILVHGTGIDRTYWEPVRTMLERCFTVTVMDRRGRGESGDTLPYSIQREFEDVAAVVDHLGGPVNVLGHSYGALCSLEASLLTDRIRRMVLYEPPIYTHIDIPYPPDAPDRYYSYLEEGRNEEAVMMVYELADAPPEEVELLRSQPNWRSRLLSAPTMPREFFSARGYKLDPRRFESMMVPTLLMLGEDSTPFYKAAIEAVHACLPNNLVSLLPGQRHEAVITAPELVVQLVLDFLAQGLEQQTGESRKTGG from the coding sequence ATGGAGCGTATCATCTCCAAGGACGGCACTCCCATATTCTGTGAATCGGGTGGTGAGGGACCGCCGCTGATCCTCGTCCACGGGACCGGGATCGACCGCACTTACTGGGAGCCTGTGAGAACGATGCTCGAGAGGTGCTTCACCGTCACCGTCATGGATAGGAGGGGGCGGGGGGAGAGCGGGGACACTCTGCCATACTCGATCCAGCGCGAGTTTGAGGACGTCGCTGCGGTGGTGGACCACCTCGGCGGGCCGGTGAACGTGCTGGGCCATTCATACGGGGCATTGTGCTCCCTGGAAGCGTCCCTGCTGACCGATAGGATCCGCAGGATGGTGTTGTATGAACCGCCGATCTACACCCACATCGATATCCCTTACCCTCCAGACGCCCCAGACAGGTACTACTCTTACCTCGAGGAGGGTAGGAACGAGGAGGCCGTGATGATGGTATATGAACTGGCAGATGCTCCGCCGGAGGAGGTTGAGTTGCTTCGCTCTCAACCAAACTGGCGCTCCCGCTTGCTCTCGGCACCGACCATGCCTCGAGAGTTCTTCAGTGCCCGGGGATACAAGCTCGACCCCCGCCGCTTCGAAAGCATGATGGTTCCAACACTCCTTATGCTGGGTGAGGACAGTACTCCGTTCTACAAGGCGGCTATCGAGGCGGTGCACGCCTGTTTGCCCAACAACCTCGTCTCGTTGCTGCCTGGGCAGCGACATGAAGCGGTCATAACGGCCCCAGAGCTGGTGGTTCAGCTGGTTCTCGATTTCCTCGCTCAAGGCTTGGAGCAGCAGACAGGTGAGTCCAGGAAGACGGGCGGATGA